One Numida meleagris isolate 19003 breed g44 Domestic line chromosome 6, NumMel1.0, whole genome shotgun sequence genomic region harbors:
- the GREM1 gene encoding gremlin-1, whose protein sequence is MVRTLYAIGAVFLLMGFLLPTAEGRKRNRGSQGAIPPPDKDQPNDSEQMQTQQQSGSRHRERGKGTSMPAEEVLESSQEALHITERKYLKRDWCKTQPLKQTIHEEGCNSRTIINRFCYGQCNSFYIPRHVRKEEGSFQSCSFCKPKKFTTMTVTLNCPELQPPRKKKRITRVKECRCISIDLD, encoded by the coding sequence ATGGTCCGCACACTGTATGCCATCGGCGCTGTGTTTCTTCTGATGGGATTTCTGCTACCGAcagcagaagggagaaagaggaatCGTGGATCTCAAGGCGCTATCCCTCCTCCTGACAAGGATCAGCCCAATGATTCAGAGCAGatgcagacacagcagcagtCGGGCTCCAGGCATcgagaaagaggaaaaggcacCTCAATGCCTGCTGAGGAGGTGCTGGAATCCAGCCAGGAGGCACTGCACATCACTGAGCGCAAATACCTAAAACGGGATTGGTGCAAAACTCAGCCCCTCAAACAAACTATCCATGAAGAAGGCTGCAACAGTCGCACCATTATCAACAGGTTCTGCTATGGCCAGTGCAATTCCTTCTACATCCCCAGGCATGTCCGCAAAGAGGAAGGCTCTTTCCAGTCTTGTTCCTTCTGCAAGCCCAAGAAATTTACCACCATGACTGTTACCCTCAACTGCCCTGAGCTTCAGCCCcctaggaagaagaaaagaatcacCCGTGTGAAGGAGTGTCGGTGTATATCTATCGACTTGGACTAA